The DNA sequence GGTCCCAAGGGTTGGGCTGTTCGCCCATTAAAGCGGCACGCGAGCTGGGTTTAGAACGTCGTGAGACAGTTCGGTCCCTATCCGCTGCGCGCGTTGGAGACTTGTGGAGGGCTGTCCCTAGTACGAGAGGACCGGGACGGACGAACCGCTGGTGTGCCAGTTGTTCCGCCAGGGGCATGGCTGGTTGGCTACGTTCGGGAGAGATAACCGCTGAAAGCATCTAAGTGGGAAGCTTGCTTCGAGATGAGGTCTCCTGCCCTGTGGTGGGGGTAAGGCTGCCAGGTGATGACTGGGTTGATAGGCCGGGTGTGGAAGCCTTGTGAGGGGTGGAGCTGACCGGTACTAATAGGCCGAGGGCTTGTCCGCCACGGATGCTGGGTGTTCGCGCACATTGTTCACAGGTTTTCCCTGTTCCGCATGCTGTGGTGTGTGGGGTGGGGTGTTGGTTTGCGGTGGTGATAGCGGGAGGGTCACACCCGGTCTCTTTCCGAACCCGGTCGTTAAGTCTCTTTGCGCCGATGGTACTGCCTCCATGGTGGGGGTGGGAGAGTAGGTTGCCGCCGCATTTTTTTTGGTGGGGGGTTCCGTTTCGGCGGAGCCCCCCATTTTTTATGCCCGAAACGAGTCCGTTCCCTTCGGAAACCGGGCAGACCGCCGTGGGCCCGCGCATTGTCCCGACACCAGCTGCGCCGGCTGGAGAGTCGGGCACATACGCCATGCTGGTCGACCATGAGATTCTCTACGGTGACGGGCCTCTTGGAAGAGGCCGTCGTCCTCTCCCCCACCGCGGCCGTGGCCGTCGCCCTCCTCGTTTGGATCAGGGCGCGCCGAGGTCGATCGTGGCGAGAAGCGCTAACCTGCAGCGTCGCCGACGTGCTGGCTGTGTGCGCGCTGCTGCCGATCGCTTCCCTTACTTTGTTGCGGCCTGGCAGCACGGGTGGCGTCGTGTTGGTCCCGTTCACCGACATGTTCGCCACCGGCGCGAGTCTCACGACCATGTACCAAAGCGGGGGCAACATCGCGCTGTTCGTTCCGCTGGGCGCTCTGCTGCCGCTGGCCTTCGGCCGCCGGGCGGCGGCGTTCGGGCGGGTGGCGGTGGTGGCCGCCGTACTGTCGGGCTGTGTGGAGGT is a window from the Streptomonospora litoralis genome containing:
- a CDS encoding VanZ family protein, with the translated sequence MLVPFTDMFATGASLTTMYQSGGNIALFVPLGALLPLAFGRRAAAFGRVAVVAAVLSGCVEVVQYALSIGHIASVDDVLLNVFGALLGAALTRPFWGRVGEGRRIREESSAPG